A genome region from Oceanimonas doudoroffii includes the following:
- the asnC gene encoding transcriptional regulator AsnC codes for MEKGDAHYRIDNLDKSILMALMDNARTPYAELAKRFGVSPGTIHVRVEKMKQAGIIEGTRVQVNAKKLGYDVCCFIGIILKSARDYPRALAQLEALEEVVEAYYTTGHYNIFIKVMTRSIDELQRVLIHRLQPIEEIQSTETLISLQQPIDRDVTP; via the coding sequence ATGGAAAAAGGCGACGCTCATTACCGAATCGACAATCTGGACAAATCCATCCTGATGGCGCTGATGGACAATGCCCGCACGCCCTACGCCGAGCTGGCCAAACGCTTTGGCGTCAGCCCCGGCACCATTCATGTACGGGTGGAAAAAATGAAGCAGGCGGGCATCATTGAGGGCACCCGCGTGCAGGTGAACGCCAAGAAGCTGGGCTACGACGTCTGCTGCTTTATCGGCATCATACTGAAAAGCGCCCGGGACTACCCCCGGGCGCTGGCCCAGCTGGAAGCGCTGGAGGAAGTGGTGGAAGCCTATTACACCACCGGCCACTACAACATCTTTATCAAGGTCATGACCCGCTCCATCGACGAGCTGCAGCGGGTGCTGATCCACCGCTTGCAGCCCATTGAGGAGATTCAGTCCACCGAGACCCTGATCTCGCTGCAACAGCCCATCGATCGGGACGTCACCCCCTGA
- a CDS encoding IucA/IucC family protein: protein MPLPEAQHEYPEQRVLRQLVEALLFEQRLPWGWQAFEEGDFLCWQQQGDVYRCRAHVGAFDRVRIRAGSLQRREGDDWQPAGLARLLATLPALDDARQRLTDELAQTVRLCRWNQRRLNVPLSRRGLDYAGLESALDEGHPYHPCFKARTGFSEQDHEEYGPEAGRSFRLVWLAVPRAHLRQALAGDEQAFWQDELGEPVWRCLSERLHRQGGDWHRHGLLPLHPWQWQQLRGRLGGLGQSLFLGEAGDHYQASQSVRTLLNVSHPERASIKLAMSMVNTSSKRIIEPHSVCTAPVISRWLQQVVNSDALFAERYPLVLLAEYAGVIADDQGELAAIWRQSLTPLLGEQERAVPFNALMMVERDGRPFADDWIGRHGLEPWLNRLFEVVVLPVWHLLVAHGIALEAHGQNMVLLHEHGWPSRLVLRDFHESVEYVPGFLRDPGLAPDFSALDPCYRQAEPNQYYWMETPEWLRELVMDTLFVFNLSEVSWLLECHYGLPEARFWSLLAIRLAAHAEEHGLQARLAELGHDAATFYTESLLTRKLSGNRVECHHLVSNPLSPQPTPVTRAESNVVCE from the coding sequence ATGCCGTTGCCTGAAGCCCAGCACGAATATCCCGAGCAGCGGGTGCTGCGCCAGCTGGTCGAAGCCCTGCTGTTTGAACAGCGCCTGCCCTGGGGCTGGCAGGCCTTTGAAGAAGGAGACTTCCTGTGCTGGCAGCAGCAGGGCGATGTCTACCGCTGCCGCGCTCACGTAGGTGCCTTTGATCGAGTGCGGATTCGAGCCGGCAGCCTGCAGCGGCGTGAGGGCGACGACTGGCAGCCGGCCGGACTCGCGCGGCTGCTGGCCACCCTGCCGGCGCTGGATGACGCCCGGCAGCGGCTGACGGACGAGCTGGCCCAGACGGTGCGGCTGTGTCGCTGGAACCAGCGCCGGCTGAACGTGCCTCTGTCCCGGCGCGGGCTCGACTACGCCGGGCTGGAATCGGCCCTGGACGAAGGCCACCCTTATCACCCCTGTTTCAAGGCCCGCACCGGCTTCAGCGAGCAGGATCACGAAGAGTACGGCCCCGAGGCGGGGCGGTCTTTTCGGCTGGTGTGGCTGGCGGTGCCCCGGGCACATCTGCGCCAGGCGCTGGCCGGCGATGAACAGGCGTTCTGGCAGGACGAGCTGGGCGAACCGGTCTGGCGCTGTCTGAGCGAGCGCCTGCACCGTCAGGGGGGCGACTGGCACCGTCATGGCTTGCTGCCCCTGCACCCCTGGCAGTGGCAGCAGTTGCGCGGACGCCTGGGCGGGCTGGGCCAGAGCCTGTTTCTCGGCGAGGCCGGGGATCACTATCAGGCCAGCCAGTCGGTACGCACCCTGCTTAACGTCTCTCACCCTGAGCGGGCCAGCATCAAGCTGGCGATGAGCATGGTCAACACCTCGTCGAAACGCATTATCGAACCCCATTCGGTATGCACGGCGCCGGTGATTTCCCGCTGGCTGCAGCAAGTGGTGAACAGTGATGCCCTGTTCGCCGAGCGCTACCCCCTGGTATTGCTGGCGGAATATGCCGGCGTGATTGCCGATGATCAGGGTGAGCTGGCCGCCATCTGGCGGCAAAGCCTGACGCCGCTGCTGGGTGAGCAGGAGCGGGCGGTGCCCTTTAATGCCCTGATGATGGTGGAACGCGATGGCCGGCCCTTTGCCGATGACTGGATTGGCCGCCATGGCCTGGAGCCCTGGCTGAACCGGCTGTTCGAGGTGGTGGTGCTGCCGGTGTGGCACCTGCTGGTGGCCCACGGCATCGCCCTGGAAGCCCATGGTCAGAACATGGTGCTGCTGCATGAGCATGGCTGGCCCAGCCGGCTGGTGCTGCGGGACTTTCACGAAAGTGTGGAATACGTGCCCGGCTTTTTGCGCGACCCCGGACTGGCGCCCGACTTTTCGGCGCTGGACCCCTGTTACCGGCAGGCGGAGCCCAACCAGTACTACTGGATGGAAACCCCGGAGTGGCTGCGCGAGCTGGTGATGGACACCCTGTTCGTGTTCAACCTGAGCGAAGTGTCCTGGCTGCTGGAGTGCCATTACGGCCTGCCCGAGGCGCGCTTCTGGTCGCTGCTGGCGATCCGGCTGGCGGCCCATGCCGAGGAGCATGGCCTGCAGGCCCGGCTGGCCGAGCTGGGCCATGACGCCGCCACCTTTTATACCGAATCCCTGCTGACCCGCAAGCTGTCGGGCAACCGGGTGGAGTGTCACCACCTGGTAAGCAACCCCCTGAGCCCGCAACCGACCCCTGTGACGAGAGCTGAATCAAATGTTGTATGTGAATGA
- a CDS encoding sigma 54-interacting transcriptional regulator produces the protein MKRKARILLVDDDASLLKLLGLRLKSEGFEVATATSGAEALEWLERERPDLVLSDLRMDGMDGLALFDRIQRQHVGLPVVIMTAHGSITDAVSATRSGVFGFLTKPIDKEALRRTIHEALAVSLPAFEDDWQHDMLTRSPAMTGVLEQARRIAPLDISVLITGPAGAGKELMARVLHQASPRRDHPFVALNCGSLPEPLLESELFGHVRGAFDGADADYAGVLLTAAGGTLLLDEVEELPARLQSRLLRALEQQEVRPRGGTRNIKTDVRVLSASSRDLVAAMEQGRFREDLFYRLNVVNLALPALKERPEDIPLLARHFLEQIRQRQATQVTGFAPEALALLAAAAWPGNVRQLLNLVEQAVAMASAPVIGVQLIESLLTGSGEQFPTFNEARAEFERMYLNKVLRMTDGNVTQAAALAGRNRSDFYKLLSRHGIEASVFKRKED, from the coding sequence ATGAAGCGCAAGGCCAGAATACTGCTGGTGGACGACGACGCCAGCCTGCTGAAGCTGCTCGGGCTGCGGCTGAAAAGCGAAGGGTTCGAGGTGGCCACCGCCACTTCCGGCGCCGAGGCGCTGGAATGGCTGGAGCGGGAGCGCCCCGATCTGGTGCTGAGCGACCTGCGTATGGACGGCATGGACGGTCTGGCGCTGTTTGATCGCATTCAGCGCCAGCACGTCGGCCTGCCGGTGGTGATCATGACCGCCCACGGCTCCATTACCGATGCGGTGTCTGCCACCCGCTCCGGCGTGTTCGGTTTTCTTACCAAGCCCATCGACAAGGAAGCTCTGCGCCGAACCATTCACGAGGCCCTGGCGGTGTCGCTGCCGGCCTTTGAGGACGACTGGCAGCACGACATGCTGACCCGCAGTCCGGCCATGACCGGGGTGCTGGAGCAGGCCAGGCGCATCGCCCCCCTCGACATCAGCGTGCTGATCACCGGCCCCGCCGGTGCCGGCAAGGAGCTGATGGCGCGGGTGCTGCATCAGGCCAGCCCGCGCCGGGATCATCCCTTTGTGGCGCTCAACTGTGGCTCCCTGCCCGAGCCGCTGCTGGAGTCGGAGCTGTTTGGTCATGTACGCGGTGCCTTTGACGGGGCCGATGCCGACTATGCCGGTGTGTTGCTGACCGCCGCCGGCGGCACCCTGTTGCTGGACGAGGTGGAAGAGTTGCCGGCCCGGCTGCAAAGCCGGCTGCTGCGGGCCCTGGAGCAGCAGGAGGTACGCCCTCGAGGAGGCACCCGCAACATCAAGACCGACGTGCGGGTGCTGTCGGCGTCGAGCCGGGATCTGGTGGCGGCCATGGAGCAGGGGCGCTTTCGGGAAGACCTGTTCTATCGGCTCAACGTGGTCAACCTGGCGCTGCCGGCATTGAAGGAGCGGCCCGAAGATATTCCCCTGCTGGCCCGGCACTTTCTGGAGCAGATTCGCCAGCGCCAGGCTACTCAGGTAACCGGCTTTGCCCCCGAGGCGTTGGCGCTGCTGGCGGCGGCGGCCTGGCCGGGTAATGTGCGCCAGTTGCTCAACCTGGTGGAGCAGGCGGTGGCCATGGCCTCGGCGCCGGTGATCGGCGTACAGCTGATCGAGAGCCTGCTTACCGGCAGCGGCGAGCAGTTTCCCACCTTTAACGAGGCCAGGGCCGAATTTGAACGCATGTATCTCAACAAGGTGCTGCGCATGACCGACGGCAATGTCACTCAGGCCGCGGCCCTGGCCGGGCGCAACCGTTCCGACTTTTACAAGTTGCTCAGTCGCCATGGCATCGAGGCCAGCGTTTTCAAACGTAAGGAAGATTGA
- a CDS encoding DUF6005 family protein, with product MDQQAIITAIHSVLRDTLMHPHLSAFAPEARLNEDLYLDSIQLLQLLMHLELDLGFEIPENAFSRDDFDTVAGLATFLGRLGAGASAAGREQAEGQEPGPNVHGEEYEDIKVHCFVSCVCDALKQAGIDHRPYYFSVWDADFDIGPDRVLRYHAPSISHDLFRNWFERLYGVDLHHWYRPELGKADNIATLCELVAVRPDTGSVMVMLDLYQLPERENKFNQNPFPHYVLLEATADPDIWLMRDPDYRWEGELPRERILQAVDQPTVAGGWRFDRRQARAPEPARVRDYFLACFRPDANALTDGVRRIVDAHVRGIDGLALSGLDEALRELPVISVRKYAYEHGFAFFWRELGLANDDFEHWCDEIEKLITGFRALHYQVLKLAQSQDIGLVADIERQLNELDAIEFGIKGELAAVFADWCAFHGLLASTACEQEVA from the coding sequence ATGGATCAGCAGGCCATCATCACCGCCATCCATTCCGTGCTGCGGGACACCCTGATGCATCCTCACCTGAGTGCCTTCGCTCCCGAGGCACGGCTGAATGAGGATCTCTACCTGGACTCGATTCAGCTGCTGCAGCTGTTGATGCACCTGGAGCTGGACCTGGGCTTTGAGATTCCCGAAAACGCCTTTAGCAGGGACGACTTTGACACCGTGGCCGGGCTGGCCACTTTTCTGGGTCGTCTGGGGGCTGGGGCATCGGCGGCCGGCCGGGAGCAGGCCGAAGGACAGGAACCAGGCCCGAATGTGCACGGAGAGGAATACGAAGACATCAAGGTGCACTGTTTTGTCAGTTGTGTGTGCGATGCCCTCAAGCAGGCCGGCATCGATCACCGGCCCTACTATTTCTCGGTGTGGGACGCCGATTTCGATATCGGCCCGGACCGGGTGTTGCGCTACCACGCGCCGTCCATCAGTCACGACCTGTTCAGAAACTGGTTCGAGCGACTCTATGGCGTGGATCTGCACCACTGGTACCGGCCCGAGCTCGGCAAGGCGGACAATATCGCCACCCTGTGCGAGCTGGTGGCGGTGCGCCCCGACACCGGCTCCGTGATGGTGATGCTGGATCTGTATCAGCTGCCGGAGCGGGAGAACAAGTTCAACCAAAATCCCTTTCCCCACTATGTGCTGCTGGAAGCCACGGCCGATCCCGATATCTGGCTGATGCGGGATCCGGATTACCGCTGGGAGGGGGAACTGCCCCGGGAGCGCATTCTGCAGGCGGTGGATCAGCCCACCGTGGCCGGCGGCTGGCGCTTTGACCGCCGTCAGGCGCGAGCCCCGGAACCGGCCAGGGTACGGGATTATTTTCTGGCCTGTTTTCGCCCCGACGCCAATGCCCTGACCGACGGCGTGCGGCGCATTGTCGATGCCCATGTGCGCGGTATTGATGGCCTGGCCCTGTCCGGCCTGGACGAGGCGCTGAGGGAACTGCCGGTGATCTCGGTGCGTAAATACGCCTATGAGCACGGCTTTGCGTTTTTCTGGCGGGAGCTGGGCCTGGCCAATGACGACTTTGAGCACTGGTGCGATGAAATAGAAAAGCTGATCACCGGTTTTCGCGCCCTGCACTACCAGGTGCTCAAGCTGGCCCAAAGCCAGGATATCGGCCTGGTGGCCGACATTGAGCGGCAGCTGAACGAGCTCGACGCCATCGAGTTCGGCATCAAGGGTGAACTGGCGGCGGTGTTCGCTGACTGGTGCGCCTTTCATGGACTGTTGGCCAGCACGGCCTGCGAACAGGAGGTGGCCTGA
- the asnA gene encoding aspartate--ammonia ligase: MKKAYVERQRQIRFVKEYFSGQLAQQLNLLEVQAPILSRLGDGMQDNLSGSEKAVQVQVKAIPGESYEVVHSLAKWKRHTLGRFGFEPGEGIYTHMKALRPDEDRLSPIHSVYVDQWDWEQVMSTEDRHAGFLAQTVARIYGAIKRTEQAAAAEFGFTPFLPESIEILHAEELLARYPELDAKGRERAIAKELGAVFLVGIGGKLSHGDIHDMRAPDYDDWSSEGKDGLAGLNGDILVWNPVLEDAFEISSMGIRVDQDALRRQLALTGHEDRAGQEWHQALLAGELPQTIGGGIGQSRLAMLLLQLDHIGQVQCGVWPAELSETVDGLL, from the coding sequence ATGAAAAAAGCCTATGTAGAACGCCAACGCCAAATTCGATTCGTGAAGGAGTATTTCTCCGGTCAGCTGGCGCAGCAGCTCAATCTGCTGGAAGTTCAGGCCCCCATTCTCAGCCGTCTGGGCGACGGCATGCAGGACAACCTGTCCGGCTCCGAAAAGGCGGTACAGGTGCAGGTCAAGGCCATTCCCGGCGAGTCCTACGAAGTGGTGCACTCCCTGGCGAAGTGGAAGCGTCACACTCTTGGTCGCTTCGGCTTTGAGCCGGGCGAGGGCATCTACACCCACATGAAGGCGCTGCGTCCGGATGAAGATCGCCTGAGCCCGATTCACTCCGTGTATGTGGATCAGTGGGACTGGGAGCAGGTGATGAGCACCGAAGACCGCCACGCCGGTTTTCTGGCTCAGACCGTGGCGCGCATCTACGGCGCCATCAAGCGCACCGAGCAGGCCGCGGCCGCCGAGTTTGGCTTTACCCCCTTCCTGCCGGAAAGCATCGAGATTCTGCACGCCGAAGAGCTGCTGGCCCGTTATCCGGAGCTCGATGCCAAGGGCCGTGAGCGCGCCATTGCCAAGGAGCTGGGTGCCGTGTTCCTGGTGGGCATCGGCGGCAAACTGAGCCATGGTGACATTCACGACATGCGTGCCCCGGACTACGACGACTGGTCCAGCGAAGGCAAGGACGGCCTGGCCGGCCTGAACGGCGACATTCTGGTATGGAACCCGGTGCTGGAAGACGCCTTTGAGATTTCCTCCATGGGCATTCGCGTGGATCAGGACGCCCTGCGTCGCCAGCTGGCCCTGACCGGTCACGAAGACCGCGCCGGGCAGGAATGGCATCAGGCCCTGCTGGCGGGCGAGCTGCCCCAGACCATAGGTGGCGGCATCGGCCAGTCCCGTCTCGCCATGCTGCTGCTGCAGCTCGACCATATCGGTCAGGTGCAGTGCGGCGTATGGCCTGCCGAGCTGAGCGAAACCGTAGACGGCCTGCTGTAA
- a CDS encoding CBS domain-containing protein translates to MAIVSEIMRHSLPMLTQSMSISEALDRMLESGLSGLPVVDSQRQIIGFLSEQDCIPKLINASYHCDNRILVSDVMRRDPLTVTPDTDVFELARTMGGPKPKLYPVVEGKKVIGMVTRHQVMSFLNNQLKTCLATY, encoded by the coding sequence ATGGCAATAGTAAGTGAAATCATGCGGCACAGCCTGCCGATGCTGACCCAGAGCATGTCGATTTCGGAAGCGCTGGATCGCATGCTGGAATCGGGCCTGAGCGGTCTGCCGGTGGTGGACAGCCAGCGCCAGATTATCGGGTTCCTGTCGGAGCAGGACTGCATTCCCAAGCTGATCAACGCCAGCTATCACTGCGACAACCGCATTCTGGTATCGGACGTCATGCGCCGGGATCCGCTCACCGTCACCCCCGACACCGACGTGTTTGAACTGGCGCGCACCATGGGCGGCCCCAAGCCCAAGTTGTATCCGGTGGTGGAAGGCAAAAAGGTCATCGGCATGGTCACCCGCCACCAGGTGATGAGCTTTCTTAATAACCAGCTCAAGACCTGCCTGGCGACCTACTAG
- a CDS encoding sugar phosphate isomerase/epimerase family protein translates to MELALCTISFRHHLVSLAELALWARNHGFSGIELWGAHARHLADQPQYNADWLATFGLRVPMISDYLPTEGPAAEWRRQTQALCHLARRWGAPRIRTFAGRKGSMETPPAERAAVVAALREQCLIAADHGLRLLVETHPGTLADNGASILQLLDEVDHSAFGLNFDTLHVWEGGDDPLELLTQTRSRVDYFHLKNVSERARLGVFAPGNVYAAAGCRQGMVPLFEGCVDYRDFLAPLLNDPDACASLEWFGPDAFTVLRQDRQAIAELGRPLAACG, encoded by the coding sequence ATGGAACTGGCACTGTGCACCATCAGTTTTCGGCATCATCTGGTGTCACTGGCGGAGCTGGCGCTGTGGGCCCGCAACCATGGCTTCAGCGGCATCGAGCTGTGGGGCGCCCATGCCCGCCACCTGGCGGATCAGCCTCAGTACAATGCCGACTGGCTGGCGACCTTTGGGCTCAGGGTACCCATGATCAGTGACTACCTGCCCACCGAGGGCCCGGCCGCCGAGTGGCGCCGGCAAACCCAGGCGCTGTGTCATCTGGCCCGGCGTTGGGGGGCGCCGCGCATTCGCACCTTTGCCGGGCGCAAGGGCAGCATGGAGACCCCCCCGGCGGAACGTGCCGCCGTGGTGGCGGCCCTGCGCGAGCAGTGCCTGATTGCCGCCGATCACGGCCTGCGGCTGCTGGTGGAAACCCATCCGGGCACCCTGGCGGACAATGGCGCCTCGATTCTGCAGCTGCTGGATGAAGTGGATCACTCGGCCTTTGGGCTCAACTTTGACACCCTGCACGTGTGGGAGGGGGGAGATGATCCCCTTGAATTGCTGACACAAACCCGCAGCCGGGTGGATTACTTTCACTTAAAGAACGTCAGCGAGCGGGCACGGCTGGGAGTATTTGCGCCGGGCAATGTGTACGCCGCCGCCGGGTGCCGGCAAGGCATGGTACCGCTGTTTGAGGGCTGCGTGGATTACCGGGATTTTCTGGCGCCGCTGCTGAATGACCCCGACGCCTGCGCCTCGCTGGAATGGTTCGGCCCCGATGCCTTTACCGTGCTGCGTCAGGACCGGCAGGCCATTGCCGAACTGGGCCGCCCCCTGGCGGCCTGCGGCTGA
- a CDS encoding AMP-binding protein, with the protein MLYVNDQYIDQAWFADAGERLRARPALADCHRYRYAVCLSNTADWLAWLFLLRRERGGVLPLHGELPLAAARRAAQRAGCHWLIHGEHSERLAGGVTPAEGGELLQMSSGTTGEPKCIARSWSSIDRELDSYVSAFTEPASMTPVIACPVTHSYGLIAGLLVALKRGQQPVVIDNLNPKYLLRRLRELPAPLLYSSPAMLNTLCRLLPAGERLHAVMTSGTVLPGPWFEALRKASRHLFQQYGCSEAGCIAINPDVRAAVDIGLVLPHLSLVNAPEQDAPGELVVQGEDGVIHTRDLGWRRPDGMLVFVARLDDTINVAGLNVYPQEVEDVVMAMAAVHDAVVIRKADPFAGERVCLLFSADRPVSVAELRDWCQDRLARHQIPLEMHQLQLIPRQHNGKISRREVAARFEDGSLALALQEVS; encoded by the coding sequence ATGTTGTATGTGAATGATCAATACATTGACCAGGCCTGGTTTGCCGACGCCGGCGAACGCCTGCGCGCCCGACCGGCCCTGGCCGACTGCCACCGTTACCGTTACGCGGTGTGCCTGAGCAATACCGCCGACTGGCTGGCCTGGCTGTTTCTGCTGCGCCGTGAAAGGGGCGGTGTACTGCCCCTGCATGGTGAACTGCCGTTGGCGGCGGCGCGACGGGCGGCACAGCGGGCCGGCTGTCACTGGCTGATCCACGGGGAACACAGCGAACGGCTGGCAGGGGGCGTGACCCCGGCCGAGGGCGGCGAGTTGCTGCAGATGAGTTCGGGCACCACCGGCGAGCCCAAGTGCATCGCCCGCTCTTGGTCCAGCATAGATCGGGAGCTCGACAGCTATGTGTCCGCCTTTACCGAGCCCGCGTCGATGACGCCGGTGATCGCCTGCCCGGTAACCCACTCCTACGGCCTGATCGCGGGCCTGCTGGTGGCGCTGAAGCGGGGCCAGCAGCCGGTGGTGATCGACAACCTCAACCCCAAATACCTGTTGCGGCGGCTGCGCGAGCTGCCGGCACCGCTGCTGTATTCGTCGCCGGCCATGCTCAATACCCTGTGCCGGCTGTTGCCCGCCGGGGAGCGGCTGCACGCGGTGATGACCTCGGGCACCGTGCTGCCCGGACCCTGGTTCGAGGCCCTGCGCAAGGCCAGCCGGCATCTGTTTCAGCAATATGGCTGTTCCGAGGCCGGCTGCATCGCCATCAATCCGGACGTGCGTGCCGCCGTCGACATCGGCTTGGTGCTGCCCCACCTGAGCCTGGTGAATGCCCCCGAACAGGATGCCCCGGGCGAGCTGGTGGTGCAGGGTGAGGACGGCGTGATTCACACTCGGGATCTGGGCTGGCGCCGGCCCGACGGCATGCTGGTGTTTGTGGCCCGGCTCGATGACACCATTAACGTGGCCGGCCTCAACGTCTATCCCCAGGAGGTGGAAGACGTGGTGATGGCCATGGCGGCGGTGCACGATGCCGTGGTGATCCGCAAGGCCGATCCCTTTGCCGGCGAGCGGGTCTGCCTGTTGTTCAGCGCCGATCGCCCGGTGTCGGTGGCTGAGCTGCGGGACTGGTGCCAGGACCGGCTGGCCCGCCATCAGATCCCCCTTGAGATGCACCAGCTGCAGCTCATTCCCCGTCAGCATAACGGCAAGATCAGCCGCCGGGAGGTGGCCGCCCGCTTTGAGGACGGCAGCCTGGCCCTGGCGTTGCAGGAGGTAAGCTAA
- a CDS encoding sensor histidine kinase, translating to MSKAARGFAPRSLLRLVLIAFMLVLLPLILLVIQNSRSLERVNRLAEDGMQSAVIDTRRASDMNDLALDMERTIRRYAVLEVPELRLQYLRLLERYRMEMEPLLNVVDAGELDASLRRQLVELVDLAQAGGAEIRQRVAIFDEFNQANVALDRLAREQIDVRVARVREQVVQVRQRMWLLSGALGGASLVLALLFTYLIIRPVRQLERRILSLGDGVEPDERPISGPAELVALGERLSWLHHRLRELEAQKLQFLRHLSHELKTPLASLREGADLLAEKVAGPLTAEQQEICGLLVDNSYRLQGLIEQLLDYNRIQQVQVYRQPVALKPLLEESLGAHRLALENKGIRVSLTLDDSDPLADNHRLRLVLDNLISNAVNYGDAGGEIAIRAGAGEGEYVLRVANTGGPIPTADRERIFEPFVQGSQERKGVLKGSGIGLSIAREAAASMGGRLTLDSTQPGWVCFELGLPELGNEGHHHE from the coding sequence ATGTCAAAAGCGGCCCGCGGCTTTGCCCCCCGCTCATTGTTACGACTGGTGCTGATCGCCTTTATGCTGGTGCTGCTGCCGCTGATCCTGCTGGTCATTCAGAACAGCCGCAGCCTGGAGCGGGTGAACCGACTGGCGGAAGATGGCATGCAGAGTGCGGTGATCGACACCCGCCGAGCCTCGGACATGAACGATCTGGCCCTCGACATGGAACGCACCATTCGCCGCTATGCGGTGCTGGAGGTACCCGAGCTGCGGTTGCAGTACCTGCGGCTGCTGGAGCGCTATCGCATGGAAATGGAACCCCTGCTGAACGTGGTGGATGCGGGTGAACTCGATGCCTCGTTGCGCCGCCAACTGGTGGAGCTGGTGGATCTGGCCCAGGCCGGCGGCGCCGAGATACGTCAGCGGGTGGCGATTTTTGACGAATTTAACCAGGCTAACGTGGCGCTGGACCGGCTGGCGCGGGAGCAGATCGACGTGCGCGTGGCCCGAGTGCGGGAGCAGGTGGTGCAGGTGCGCCAGCGCATGTGGCTGTTAAGCGGCGCCCTAGGCGGGGCCAGTCTGGTGCTGGCGCTGCTGTTTACCTACCTGATCATTCGCCCGGTCCGCCAGCTGGAGCGACGCATTCTGAGCCTGGGAGACGGCGTTGAGCCCGACGAGCGGCCGATCAGCGGCCCTGCCGAGCTGGTGGCGCTGGGCGAGCGGCTGAGCTGGCTGCACCACCGCCTGCGGGAGCTGGAAGCCCAGAAGCTGCAGTTTTTGCGGCACCTGTCCCACGAGCTGAAAACCCCGCTGGCGAGCCTGCGGGAAGGGGCGGATCTGCTGGCGGAGAAGGTGGCCGGCCCGCTCACCGCCGAGCAGCAGGAAATCTGCGGGCTGCTGGTGGACAACAGCTACCGGCTGCAGGGCCTGATTGAGCAACTGCTCGACTACAACCGTATTCAGCAGGTTCAGGTATACCGCCAGCCGGTGGCGCTCAAGCCGCTGCTGGAGGAAAGCCTGGGCGCCCACCGCCTGGCCCTGGAAAACAAGGGCATTCGCGTCAGCCTGACGCTGGATGACAGCGACCCCCTGGCCGACAATCACCGGCTGCGGCTGGTGCTCGACAACCTGATCTCCAACGCCGTCAATTATGGCGACGCCGGCGGCGAAATCGCCATTCGTGCCGGCGCCGGCGAGGGGGAATATGTGCTGCGGGTGGCCAACACCGGCGGCCCCATTCCAACCGCCGACCGGGAGCGTATTTTTGAACCTTTCGTACAGGGCAGCCAGGAGCGCAAGGGCGTGCTCAAGGGCTCGGGCATCGGCCTGAGCATCGCGCGGGAAGCGGCGGCCAGCATGGGCGGCCGGCTGACCCTGGATTCAACACAACCGGGCTGGGTCTGCTTTGAACTGGGGCTGCCCGAGCTCGGCAATGAAGGACATCACCATGAATAA